The following coding sequences lie in one Pseudarthrobacter phenanthrenivorans Sphe3 genomic window:
- a CDS encoding LysR family transcriptional regulator: MKNLDLNLLPHLQVILELRNITRAAERLQLSQPATSAAMSRLRRHFDDELLVRNGRTYELTPFAQSLVPLVDEAMLHIQRATRVRSGFDPATSEREFVIAASDYAAALIVGPLRGILREEAPGVSVDFVPTAKTGIQGQMADYSKIDLLVGPTGYQMQGASKQVFRDSFVAIADAGNPLLQQPRLTLADLASVPHAVGYFGEGISTPADKLFESRGMQRRVAAVVAGFLSLPLLVEGTDLVALVPRMLAARAQRGADIVVLEFSEGAEASLVEAMYWHPSQAEDPASVWLRSVVQRSCARLHELFPATSHPVTIGT; this comes from the coding sequence ATGAAGAACCTGGACCTGAACCTGCTGCCCCACCTGCAGGTCATCCTGGAGTTGCGGAACATCACCAGGGCGGCGGAGCGGCTCCAACTGAGCCAGCCGGCCACCAGCGCGGCCATGTCCAGGCTCCGGCGCCATTTCGACGACGAACTCCTGGTCCGCAACGGCCGCACCTATGAGCTCACGCCCTTTGCGCAGTCGCTGGTCCCGCTGGTTGATGAAGCGATGCTCCACATCCAGCGTGCCACGCGCGTCAGGTCAGGGTTTGATCCCGCAACCAGCGAGCGGGAGTTCGTTATTGCGGCGTCGGACTATGCGGCTGCGCTGATCGTGGGGCCGTTGCGTGGGATCCTCCGCGAAGAGGCGCCCGGGGTGTCGGTGGATTTCGTCCCCACCGCAAAGACCGGGATCCAGGGCCAGATGGCCGATTACTCCAAGATCGACCTGCTGGTGGGGCCCACCGGCTACCAGATGCAGGGAGCCAGCAAACAGGTGTTCCGCGACAGCTTCGTTGCCATCGCCGATGCCGGGAACCCCTTGCTGCAGCAGCCCCGCCTGACCCTGGCGGACCTGGCATCCGTGCCGCACGCCGTCGGCTACTTCGGCGAGGGCATCAGCACCCCGGCGGACAAGCTGTTTGAGTCCAGGGGCATGCAGCGCCGTGTGGCGGCGGTGGTGGCAGGGTTCCTGTCGCTGCCGCTCCTGGTCGAAGGGACGGACCTGGTGGCGCTGGTCCCGCGCATGTTGGCGGCCCGGGCCCAGCGCGGCGCGGACATCGTTGTGCTGGAGTTCTCCGAAGGCGCGGAAGCGTCCCTGGTGGAGGCGATGTACTGGCACCCGTCCCAGGCGGAGGATCCTGCCAGCGTCTGGCTCCGGTCCGTGGTCCAGCGGTCCTGTGCCCGGCTGCATGAACTTTTCCCGGCCACATCCCACCCCGTGACTATTGGCACCTGA